AGACCCTGTAACACTCTTTGAATCTCTCCAACTGAAAAATCCTTTAAAACTTCTTCAACAATAGCCCCATAATCCTTTTTAAACAAATCAAGAATATTTTGAACATCTTGACGAGTCAAAATTTCACAAGCATGCCTCTTAATAAGCTCAGTCATATGAGTAGCAATGATTGAAGGAGGATCAACTACAGTATACCCCAATTTTTCAGCAATTTCTCTCCCACCGTCATTTACCCAAAGAGATGGAAGTCCAAATGAAGGATCTTTTGTAAGATCTCCTTCAATACCAGAATCAGAACCTACATTTATAACCAAAAACTTACCTAACTTAATTTCTCCATGTCCAATCTCCACTCCCCTCAGCTTAAATGAATATTTATTCGGTTCAAGTCTCATGTTATCAACTATTCTAATTTTAGGCACGACTATCCCAAATTCAAGAGCAACCTCCCGACGTATCTTTACAATTCGATCAAGAAGTTCTGAAGTCTTTGAATCATCAACTAATGGAACAAGATTATACCCAATCTCTAAAGCCAATGGATCTAGTGGAACTACCGGTGCAATCTCCTTATCGGAATAACTTAAAACTTGCTCTTCTGCTTTTTGTTTCTCAGCAAGTTCTCTATCCCTAGCTAAGTTAGAAAGTGAATAAGCCAAAAATGCTACCAACAAACCCAAAAAAATAAGTATCAATGTAGGAAATCCTGGAAGAAATGCCAAAAATAATAAAAACACAGATACAATCCAATATATCCCTGAATAAGAAGTAAATTGCTCAATGACTTCTCCTCCAAAACTATTTTTTGATATAGATCTAGTAACAATAAGCCCTGTAGCCGTTGAAATTAATAGTGATGGAAGCTGAGACACAAGTCCATCCCCAACAGTCAAAGACACATAATTATTGACTGCATCGTTAAAACTAAGTCCTTGCAAAGTAATCCCTATAAAAAACCCCCCTAGAATATTTATAAGAGTTATCAAAAATCCAACCTTTACATTACCTGAAACAAATTTAGAAGCACCATCCATAGCACCATAAAAATTTACTTCTGCCTGTAACTCATTTTTTTGTCTTGTAGCTTCTTCCTCTGTTAAATTCCCAGAACTATAGGCAGAATCAATAGCCATCTGTTTTCCAGGAAGAGCATCAAGAGCAAAACGAGCAGCCACTTCAGCAACTCTTGTCGCACCCTTAGTAATAACAATAAACTGAACTGCAATTATAATAAGAAATATTATAAATCCAACAAAAAGACCTTGAGTGCCAGAACTTCCAACAACGAACGTTCCAAAAGCCCTTATCATTTGACCATCAAAACTTATTCCTTTTATTAAGATTAATCTAGTAGAAGAAATATTTAAAACAAGCCCAAAAATCGTCATAATAAGCAGAAGTGTTGGAAAAACTGAAAAATCAAGCGAACGCTTAGAATAAAGAACAATAAGAATAATTAAAAGACTTACTAACAAATTAACCGCAATCAACGCATCTAAAATAAACGCAGGAAGTGGTAAAATAAAACTAGCAACAACAAGTATTAAGCCAACTGAAACTATAAAATCCGCTTTATTATTAAGACCAAAATATCCTAGTACAGAATTTTTTTTTACATCCAAAAACTTAACCTCTAATTAAATTTTTTAGCAATAGAATATACTTTCACAAGAATTTTAGAAACAACCTCCCAATATTCTCTTGGAATTTCTTCATTAACATTAACATTAGCATAAAGACCTCTTGCAAGCGGCTTATTTACCATTACAGGAATATTATTTTCTCTTGCAATTTGTTTAATTACAAACGCAATTTCATCTTGCCCCTTTGCAAGCACCCTCGGTGCTAACATAGTATCACTATCCCACTTAATAGCAACAGCAAAATGCTCAGGATTCGTAATTACCACATCTGCTTGAGGAACTGCTATCCTCAAATTAGTAGTTAAAATCTCTCTCATTCGCTCACGCATTCTAGAACGAAGCAGAGGATCCCCTTCCATTTCCTTTCTCTCTTGCTTTATCTCTTCTTTTGTCATTTTTAAATTCTCAATATAACGAGCTCTTTGAAAAAGATAATCCAGTATACCAATCCCCACCAACACCATTACTGAAAAAAAACATATTCTATAAGCAAGAATTAATATGACAGAAATACCATTTTCAAGACTATACTCAGACATTCTCGATATTTTACTTACATTACTTTTCAGCATAATATAATATATAAAAGATATTATAGCAATTTTTGACAAACTTTTAAATAAATTAAAAAAAGCATCAAACGAACCAAAAGAATTTTTTATCCACTTTGAAAAGTTTGGGCTTACTCTATCCCACCTAGGAATTACAGGTTTAAAGGTTATCAAAAAACCAACTTGAATAACATTAATTAAAAAATTCACTATAAATGATACTAAAAGAAATAAAAGCAAATATCCAAACATCGGCCTGATATATGCGAAACTCAATGAATAAATACTAATAGACATTATTTCTGGAAGCTTATCAGCTTGCCATCTAAAAATATCCATCAATTCTCGAGCAAAATAAGATAGCATAAAGAAAAATACAGCAAATAATATCAAAAGAGTAGTTGCTGCATTAATTTCAGTTGATCTTAACACTTGCCCATCCTCTCTTGCTTTTTGCTTCTTCTGCTCAGTAGGAAGTTCAGTTCTGCCCTCATCCTCTGCAGCAAAAAAATTAAGAGGTATATACCAATATTTACTTAAAAATTCATTCTTAGCACTCATTCCAAGGTCTCAGAAAATAAATTTAAAGCACTTCTCATAGATTCTAAAGCAAGTTCAATTACCCTTTGAACAGACATGACCAAACTTGGAAAACCAATATATAAAACAATTAATCCCAACCCCAATGACACTGAAAAACTAATCATTAACAAGTTAATCTGAGGAGAAGTCTTTGCAAGTATACCTAAAATCAGATACAAAAGTAAAAGTATTCCCAATATTGGAAATGAAATCACTAAAGCCTTTTCAAAAAGAATAGCAAAAGAATAAAATATTAATTTAATAAACTCATAATTTTTGATATTAACCATATGCTCAACTCTAACATTTAAAACAGAATCATGAACTCCAATCATAAAGAAACGCAACAAAACATTATTTGATAAAAATAAAAGCAAAAAAAGATAAGTAAATATCTGAGATATTATCAAACTATCTTCTTCTGCAAAAATATCAAAAATATTTGCGTAAGCAAGCCCCATCTGATTTGAGAAAAAAAATCCAATCAAATGAAAGACATTAAAAATTATACTTACAAAAAAAGCCTGAATAAGACCTAAAATGGCTTCCCCTACCAATATCAATGAAAATGAAATCAAACTATCTAAAGGATAAACAACATTTATCTTGTCTGCAACAATAATCGACAAAATTAAAGCAAAGAAAAAATTTAAATAACTCATTCTAATAGTCGCAAAAAAAGGTGAAAATCTTAAAAAAAGAAAAATCCTAACAAATACAGGTAGGACTACAAAAGCTTTTAAAACTAAAAAATTCATATCCATGTTTTATCCATACATTACATATATTGTATTTGACTAAAAACCAAAAAAGCAAATTGCATAAGCTTTTTTAAAATCCAAGGACCAAATATAACAAGAGTTAAAAGTATTATAATAATCTTGGGAATAAAACTAAGAGTTTGATCTTGAATTGATGTAACAGCTTGAAAAATTGAAACTAAAAGACCAACTATAAGAGCTGTAATTAACATCGGTGCTGAAAGAATAATAATATTCTCAATAGAAATCCTAATTAGATGAACAATTTGTCCTGTTGTCATTGCAATTCTCACATGAAGCTTTTCACAAGCCCACTAGTAATCAAAGTCCAACCATCTACCATTACAAAAAGAATAAGTTTAAATGGCAAAGATATCATCACAGGTGGCAACATTATCATTCCCATTGCCATTAAGACTACAGATACAATAATATCTATTACTATGAATGGCAAAAATATCAAAATACCCATTTTAAAAGCAACTTTTAACTCATGTAAAACAAAAGATACAATAAGAATATGGGTCGGCACTTCACTGAAATTTTTAGGCCTAGAATAATTGCTCATACTCATAAATAATTTAATCTCATCATGCCTGCTATTAGACATCTGCTTATACATAAAATTTCTAAGTGGAGCAATACCTTTATCATAAAATTCATTAAAACCTATTTTTGAATCCTTAAGAGGCAAATATGCGTCTTTATATATTATATTAAAAGTTGGCCACATAGTAAAAAGAGTTAAAAATAAAGCCAGTCCCATTATTACCTGATTGGGTGGAGACTGCTGAAGGGATAATGCCTTCCTAATAAAATCTAATACTATTACTATCCTTAAAAAGGATGTCATTAAAACTAAGAAAGCCGGAGCAAGAGTTATTATAGTTAATACTAATAAAAGTTGTAAAGGAAAAATTATCCCACCACCGACAGAATTTACAAAATCAACAAAAGGAAAATTTATACCAGTAGTAGTCTGAAAAGACTTAGTTTGAGCAAATGAAAAATCTATAACCCCAAAAAACAAAAAAAAACTTAATTTTCTATTTAAATTGAACATCTAAAACTTTTTCAACCTATCCTGCTTACTCTTTAAAGAATTCTCAATATCATGTTCTAACTCCGCACATTCTGATCTATCAAGCAAAAATTCATTTTTTTTGTCCTTATGCAATAGTTTATTTAAAATTGACTTAAACGAATTTATATTACTACGACTATTAGCCTTTTCAAGTTCAAACTCTAAATTATCTAGATCTTCATCCCGTTTAATTTCTCTTAACAAAATAGCAGAATTACTTGATATTAAAAATACATAAACATTACCCAGTATACTGATAATTCTTATAGAATTCTTATTGTCTATTTCATAAAAAGCAAGCTCTCTTATAAGATTTGATTTATCATTATTTTTTGTTTTCTTATAATTTAAAATTATTTTTTTAAGCAAGAAAATACAAACAAAAAAGAAAAGAAAGAACAAAAATATAGTAACTAAATCTGTAATATTGAAAAGAGAGATACTATTCTGTATATCTTTATTATTCAAATCAGCCTTATCATCATCCCCAAATACCGGCAAATCAACCTCATTTTCTAAGCTAGAAGCAGAACTGCTCAAATCAAAGTTACTTTCCTGCGCAAATAAACTTTCAGAAAAAAAACTTAAAAAAATTAGAAACAAAAACTTAAGTGAAATTAACCTACTCATTTCTAATTTTAATTATTTCAGTAATTCTAACACCAAAATTCTCATCAATTACAACAACCTCTCCTTTAGCTACCACTTTGCCATTTACCAAAATATCCACTGGCTCACCAGCAAGTTTATCAAGTGTAATAATTGTTCCCTCAGACATCCCAAGTATATCTTTTATTTTACGCTCAGTCCTACCAAGTTCAACAGTAACCTGCATAGAAACATCCATCAAAAGACCAAAATTACTAGGATCAACACCTTCAGGCAAAGTATCAATTAAATCAGGAAGCTTAACACCTTTTATCTCAGGCTTCTCTTCACCAACATCACTTTTATCATCTACAGACATTAATTTACCTCTTCATTAAACTTATTAACACATTTAAACTTTTAATAAATTACTCAACTTCTTCTGTTAGCTCCTTTAACAAATCAAAACCTTCTATCTCACCTACTTTTTCTGTAATTTGAACCGCAACCTTATTTCCAACAAGACCCATCCTACACTTAAATTTTTCTTTAGTCCCTACCCTTAAAATTAAGTCCTTATCTATTGGGGAATTCTCAAGATTAAGTACATCCCCCTTTTCTAAGGATAATATTTCTCTAACCTTTAATTTCACCTCTCCGATTTCAGCTACTAAAAGCATATCTGTATTTTCAAGCTTTTCCCTGAGTACATCAAGATTCTCACTAGTAGTCCCCACACCAATCAAAGAATGCCAATACCTTGTTGAAAGCTTAGAAACAATAGGTTCTATCGTAATATAAGGCAAACAAAAATTCATAAGCCCTTCAACTTTACCTATTTTAACTTCAAGAGTTACTAAAATAACCATTTCTGTAGGAGGAACTATCTGAGCAAACTGAGGATTAACCTCTATATGCCCAAAACGAGGCCGAAGATCGACTACTTGAGACCAAGCTTCTCTCATATTAGCAAGTATACGGATAATAACACTTTCCATCACAGATTGTTCTATTTCTGTTAAATCTCTACTCTTATCCTTAATAGTATCCCCATCTCCTCCAAATAGCCTATCGACTATTGCAAATGCAATAGTTGGATCAACCTCAAATATAGCAGAACCCTTAAGAGGATCCATGTTAATTATTGCTAAAGTAGTAGGATTTGGGATAGATCTAATAAATTCTTCATAAGTTAACTGATCAACTGAAGCCACATGTACATGAACCATCTTCCTTAAAAGTGCTGAGAGTGAAGTAGTAGTATACCTTGCAAATGCTTCATGAAAACTTGATACTGTCCTTACCTGTTCTTTTGAGAATTTATCCGGTCTTTTAAAATCATAAACTTTAATTTTCTGCTTCTTACCCATAGGACTAGATATGATATTAGAAAGAGAATCATCTGATGATAAGTTATCAGATGCATTAATAGATTCCAAAAGACTGTCTATATCATCTTGAGATAATGATCCTGGATTACCTGCCATTCAAAATTCCTTTTAAAAAATCACATATCAAAAATATCAATTTGCGTCAATGCTATCTCTTTTATCTCACCATTTCTAAGAATACTATTAATCCTAGCCTTAATCTCTGCTTTAATCTGACTTTCATTTTTTATTTCCTGTCCTGTTCTTTGACTAAAATACTCTCTAATAATATCTTTTAACCGTACTTTCTGTCTTCCAAGCTCACTCAAAATATTTACATTATTCTCAGCATAACCTAATGCAAGTTTTATGACAAAAGTCTTTGGGGGAGTATCTTGAGTAGTGCCCCTAATTTCATCTATACTTTCATACCATATAAGCATAGGGGGTTTCCCCAAATATTCATTAGAAAAAATTGGAAAATTATTAGGTGCCCCACTTTGACTTACTACCATCTTAGAAACAAAATAAGAAACTATTATCATGATGACAACGGTAAACAAACCTATTGATAATATTTGCAAAACTTTTATTATAACATCAGGTAGCAAGCCAGTTCTCCTATTATCAGAACCACCTACATCAATATTACCATCATCTTTATCAGACATATTACCTCCTATATAATTTCTTCTTTCATTACTAAAATATTATTATTGATTAATACCTTTAGTAGAACTCAAAGAAGCATCACTAGTAATCAAAATATCTATTCTTCTATTATAAGCCCTACCTTCAGGGGTATTGTCTGTAGCAACCGGCCGGCTACTTGCAAATCCAGACACCTCAAATTTACTTTCAATGCTCTTTATTTTAGACTGATCAGTGTAATTCAAAATCTGCTCTAACATATTTACTGCTCTTGCTGATGAAAGCTGCCAGTTGCTTTTCCAAATTCCATTTATATCAACATCAACACTATCTGTATGTCCTTCGATTTTAAAATTATATCCTTGATTATCTAAAAACCCAATAAAAGAAGCTATCTTTTGTATAGTTTCTCTATTATCATCAAGTTTAACCTCAGCACTAGCTGAATCAAAAAAAGCATCGGCTAAAAGAGATACAATAACACCCTGTTCATGCTGCCTAACAATAACCCTATTAGACTGAATTTTCTCAATAAACTCAATAATAGACTTATTTTTAGACGCCTGAGAAGCTTGCTTATTCTTCTGAGAAGAAGGCAAAGACATAAAACTATTACTCAAATACGAAAGCTTATTAATATCTAAGGTCTTACCACCCTTAAAAAATCCGGAACCTGTAAATGAAGCTGACACTATTTTTAATATATTTTCTTTGACAATAATATCATTTAATGAAAACATAGTAACAAAAAAAACAAGCAACAAAGTAACCATGTCTCCATATGTTAACATATAATCAGGAGCGCCTTCTTCACATTTTGAACGCCTCTTTTTAATTCTCAACGCCATCATTCGCCCCCAAGAATACCACTTCCAAGCTGACTCCTATCTTTAGGAGTTAAAAATGTTACTAATTTTTGTTCCAAAATCCTAGGGTTATCCCCTGCCTGAATTGATAAAATACCCTCGACTATCATCGTTTTAATTGACGTCTCCTCAAGATCTATAGTTTCTAATTTAATTTGAATAGGAAGCAACATTAAGTTCGCCATTATTGTACCATAAAGAGTTGTAATAAGAGCAACAGCCATAGAAGAACCAAGAGCTGACCTGTCTTCCAAATTTCCAAGAAGAGCTATAAGTCCAATAAGTGTACCTGTCATTCCAAAAGCAGGAGCAAGCTTTGCCCAAGTTCCAAAAAGATTAGAACCTACTTTGTGTCTTTCTTGCATTTGGTCAAGTTCAAGATAAAGCATAGTCCTAATGATCTCAGGATCAGCACCATCAACGACAAGTCTCATTCCAGACTTAAAAAAGGGATCATTGATTTGATCAAGTTCATCATCAAGAGATAAAAGCCCTTCTTTTCTAGCTTTTTCTGAAAGCTCCACTAAAGTTTTTATAATAGAAACCTTACCAAAATAACTTTTTTTAAAGAAAAATCCTAAATATGTAGGAATTTTCTTAACAGTGGGAATCTCTGAAGAAGCCACAAGTGCAGAAAAAGAACCAACAACTGTAATAAACACAGAGCTCAAATCCCAAAAAACTCCTAATCCTGTAGGAGTAAATGCCATAGAAATCAAAATAGCACCAAATCCAACTCCCCATCCAATTATACTAGCCAAATTCATAACCCAACTCCCTTATTCTCTTGTGTAATTCTGTTCAACAAAGCAACCTCTCCCCTATATATCTTGATCCTTTCTACCACCTCTACTACACTTTCTTTTACAACTAATTTTTTACCATTCATAAGAAGAATCGTAGTATCAGGATTAGCCTCAATACTCTCAATATGACAAGGATTTAAATAATATCCATCGCCATTAAGCTTAGTTACATAAATCATAAACTACAAACACAAAATTAATTCTTAAGTCTCACAAGCTCTTGTAATAACTGATCCGAAGTTGTTATAGTCTTAGCATTAGCCTGAAAACCTCTTTGAGTCACTATCATGTCTGTAAATTGTTCAGCAAGATCAACGTTAGCCATTTCTAAAACTCCTGCCCTAATAGTACCAAGACCTGCTAAACCAGTTTCACCTATTTTAGCCTGACCTGAATTACTTGTTTCACTAAAATTAGTATCACCTACTTTTGCAAGCCCCCCAGGATTAACAAATGAGGCAAGAGCGATCTTTCCAATATCTCGTCTAATACCATTTGAATAAATTCCTGTTATTACCCCATTTTGATCGATTTCATAGTTTTCCATATATCCCATACCATAGCCATCCTGAATAATAGCCTTTGTAGTACTTGTATCAGCAAATTGAGTAATTGAATCAGTATAGCTACCAACATTCCCAAGTCTAAGATTAATAGTTTGTTGAGCGCCAACTTCTTCAGCATTAGCATTCATAACATTAAAAACTATAGGAAACTCTAATAAATCACCTAGCTGACCTGGTTGACCATTTAAAGAAAGTAATGCCCCTTCATTATTAAAGCCCATCGTAAAACTAGAATTTGCCTCTCCATTTACTAAAACTGTAGCGTTCCATGTATTAGGAGTAATTGCATCCTTTACAACTCTAAGTTCAACAACATTAGTATTTCCAAAACTATCGTAAACAGTCTTATTAACAACCCAAGTACCACGAGCAATATCCACTTCGCTTGCACCTTCTGAAATTATGGGCAATCTCTTATCAAGATTGCAAGCAAAAGTAATGTGTTCAGTAGCCTTAGCAGCTTCTTTATTTCCAATAGAAATAACTAAATCTTCAATATCAGCAGATGTATTAATAACCTGTTCTCCTCCAATAGATTTTGCCATCCAACCTTGAATCCTCATACCATTTGCAGGATTTACAAGATGCCTATCGGAATCAACATCAAATGTACCAGCCCTTGTATAAAAAGAATTATTGCCATCTCTTAAGATAAAAAAACCATTACCACTAATTCCAAGGTCAGAAGCTTTCTGAGTACTTTGAAATGCTCCTTGAGTATGAATAGTATCAATAGTAGCAACATTCATTCCAAGACCAACCTGCTTTGGATTAACACCTCCACGCCCATCAGCAGGACGAGATGCCCCCGAAATACTTTGAGATATAATATCTTGAAAATTAACTCTTCCTTTCTTAAATCCAATAGTATTCACATTTGCAATATTATTACCAACAACATCCATCCTTGTTTGATGATTCTGAAGACCAGAAACACCAGAATATAAAGATCT
The DNA window shown above is from Borrelia anserina Es and carries:
- the fliP gene encoding flagellar type III secretion system pore protein FliP (The bacterial flagellar biogenesis protein FliP forms a type III secretion system (T3SS)-type pore required for flagellar assembly.), yielding MFNLNRKLSFFLFFGVIDFSFAQTKSFQTTTGINFPFVDFVNSVGGGIIFPLQLLLVLTIITLAPAFLVLMTSFLRIVIVLDFIRKALSLQQSPPNQVIMGLALFLTLFTMWPTFNIIYKDAYLPLKDSKIGFNEFYDKGIAPLRNFMYKQMSNSRHDEIKLFMSMSNYSRPKNFSEVPTHILIVSFVLHELKVAFKMGILIFLPFIVIDIIVSVVLMAMGMIMLPPVMISLPFKLILFVMVDGWTLITSGLVKSFM
- the fliM gene encoding flagellar motor switch protein FliM, with the translated sequence MAGNPGSLSQDDIDSLLESINASDNLSSDDSLSNIISSPMGKKQKIKVYDFKRPDKFSKEQVRTVSSFHEAFARYTTTSLSALLRKMVHVHVASVDQLTYEEFIRSIPNPTTLAIINMDPLKGSAIFEVDPTIAFAIVDRLFGGDGDTIKDKSRDLTEIEQSVMESVIIRILANMREAWSQVVDLRPRFGHIEVNPQFAQIVPPTEMVILVTLEVKIGKVEGLMNFCLPYITIEPIVSKLSTRYWHSLIGVGTTSENLDVLREKLENTDMLLVAEIGEVKLKVREILSLEKGDVLNLENSPIDKDLILRVGTKEKFKCRMGLVGNKVAVQITEKVGEIEGFDLLKELTEEVE
- the fliN gene encoding flagellar motor switch protein FliN, producing MSVDDKSDVGEEKPEIKGVKLPDLIDTLPEGVDPSNFGLLMDVSMQVTVELGRTERKIKDILGMSEGTIITLDKLAGEPVDILVNGKVVAKGEVVVIDENFGVRITEIIKIRNE
- a CDS encoding flagellar FlbD family protein, producing MIYVTKLNGDGYYLNPCHIESIEANPDTTILLMNGKKLVVKESVVEVVERIKIYRGEVALLNRITQENKGVGL
- a CDS encoding flagellar biosynthetic protein FliO produces the protein MSRLISLKFLFLIFLSFFSESLFAQESNFDLSSSASSLENEVDLPVFGDDDKADLNNKDIQNSISLFNITDLVTIFLFFLFFFVCIFLLKKIILNYKKTKNNDKSNLIRELAFYEIDNKNSIRIISILGNVYVFLISSNSAILLREIKRDEDLDNLEFELEKANSRSNINSFKSILNKLLHKDKKNEFLLDRSECAELEHDIENSLKSKQDRLKKF
- the flgE gene encoding flagellar hook protein FlgE, encoding MMRSLYSGVSGLQNHQTRMDVVGNNIANVNTIGFKKGRVNFQDIISQSISGASRPADGRGGVNPKQVGLGMNVATIDTIHTQGAFQSTQKASDLGISGNGFFILRDGNNSFYTRAGTFDVDSDRHLVNPANGMRIQGWMAKSIGGEQVINTSADIEDLVISIGNKEAAKATEHITFACNLDKRLPIISEGASEVDIARGTWVVNKTVYDSFGNTNVVELRVVKDAITPNTWNATVLVNGEANSSFTMGFNNEGALLSLNGQPGQLGDLLEFPIVFNVMNANAEEVGAQQTINLRLGNVGSYTDSITQFADTSTTKAIIQDGYGMGYMENYEIDQNGVITGIYSNGIRRDIGKIALASFVNPGGLAKVGDTNFSETSNSGQAKIGETGLAGLGTIRAGVLEMANVDLAEQFTDMIVTQRGFQANAKTITTSDQLLQELVRLKN
- the flhB gene encoding flagellar biosynthesis protein FlhB; this translates as MSAKNEFLSKYWYIPLNFFAAEDEGRTELPTEQKKQKAREDGQVLRSTEINAATTLLILFAVFFFMLSYFARELMDIFRWQADKLPEIMSISIYSLSFAYIRPMFGYLLLFLLVSFIVNFLINVIQVGFLITFKPVIPRWDRVSPNFSKWIKNSFGSFDAFFNLFKSLSKIAIISFIYYIMLKSNVSKISRMSEYSLENGISVILILAYRICFFSVMVLVGIGILDYLFQRARYIENLKMTKEEIKQERKEMEGDPLLRSRMRERMREILTTNLRIAVPQADVVITNPEHFAVAIKWDSDTMLAPRVLAKGQDEIAFVIKQIARENNIPVMVNKPLARGLYANVNVNEEIPREYWEVVSKILVKVYSIAKKFN
- the fliQ gene encoding flagellar biosynthesis protein FliQ, translating into MTTGQIVHLIRISIENIIILSAPMLITALIVGLLVSIFQAVTSIQDQTLSFIPKIIIILLTLVIFGPWILKKLMQFAFLVFSQIQYM
- the flhA gene encoding flagellar biosynthesis protein FlhA; the protein is MDVKKNSVLGYFGLNNKADFIVSVGLILVVASFILPLPAFILDALIAVNLLVSLLIILIVLYSKRSLDFSVFPTLLLIMTIFGLVLNISSTRLILIKGISFDGQMIRAFGTFVVGSSGTQGLFVGFIIFLIIIAVQFIVITKGATRVAEVAARFALDALPGKQMAIDSAYSSGNLTEEEATRQKNELQAEVNFYGAMDGASKFVSGNVKVGFLITLINILGGFFIGITLQGLSFNDAVNNYVSLTVGDGLVSQLPSLLISTATGLIVTRSISKNSFGGEVIEQFTSYSGIYWIVSVFLLFLAFLPGFPTLILIFLGLLVAFLAYSLSNLARDRELAEKQKAEEQVLSYSDKEIAPVVPLDPLALEIGYNLVPLVDDSKTSELLDRIVKIRREVALEFGIVVPKIRIVDNMRLEPNKYSFKLRGVEIGHGEIKLGKFLVINVGSDSGIEGDLTKDPSFGLPSLWVNDGGREIAEKLGYTVVDPPSIIATHMTELIKRHACEILTRQDVQNILDLFKKDYGAIVEEVLKDFSVGEIQRVLQGLLREQVSIRNLVTIFETIADFTSITKDTFFLIEKCRQAIGRQIISGYLDSNSELNVITINPVFEQKIIDSRLEVNNDLVSSLDPSLKTKFIYELFKLANEIQSQGYYPVILSSESARPVIRVLTGRELSDIVVISVLEVPKNVKVNVLKTVEVEE
- the motB gene encoding flagellar motor protein MotB, which produces MALRIKKRRSKCEEGAPDYMLTYGDMVTLLLVFFVTMFSLNDIIVKENILKIVSASFTGSGFFKGGKTLDINKLSYLSNSFMSLPSSQKNKQASQASKNKSIIEFIEKIQSNRVIVRQHEQGVIVSLLADAFFDSASAEVKLDDNRETIQKIASFIGFLDNQGYNFKIEGHTDSVDVDINGIWKSNWQLSSARAVNMLEQILNYTDQSKIKSIESKFEVSGFASSRPVATDNTPEGRAYNRRIDILITSDASLSSTKGINQ
- the fliL gene encoding flagellar basal body-associated protein FliL, with product MSDKDDGNIDVGGSDNRRTGLLPDVIIKVLQILSIGLFTVVIMIIVSYFVSKMVVSQSGAPNNFPIFSNEYLGKPPMLIWYESIDEIRGTTQDTPPKTFVIKLALGYAENNVNILSELGRQKVRLKDIIREYFSQRTGQEIKNESQIKAEIKARINSILRNGEIKEIALTQIDIFDM
- the fliR gene encoding flagellar biosynthetic protein FliR encodes the protein MDMNFLVLKAFVVLPVFVRIFLFLRFSPFFATIRMSYLNFFFALILSIIVADKINVVYPLDSLISFSLILVGEAILGLIQAFFVSIIFNVFHLIGFFFSNQMGLAYANIFDIFAEEDSLIISQIFTYLFLLLFLSNNVLLRFFMIGVHDSVLNVRVEHMVNIKNYEFIKLIFYSFAILFEKALVISFPILGILLLLYLILGILAKTSPQINLLMISFSVSLGLGLIVLYIGFPSLVMSVQRVIELALESMRSALNLFSETLE
- a CDS encoding motility protein A, which translates into the protein MNLASIIGWGVGFGAILISMAFTPTGLGVFWDLSSVFITVVGSFSALVASSEIPTVKKIPTYLGFFFKKSYFGKVSIIKTLVELSEKARKEGLLSLDDELDQINDPFFKSGMRLVVDGADPEIIRTMLYLELDQMQERHKVGSNLFGTWAKLAPAFGMTGTLIGLIALLGNLEDRSALGSSMAVALITTLYGTIMANLMLLPIQIKLETIDLEETSIKTMIVEGILSIQAGDNPRILEQKLVTFLTPKDRSQLGSGILGGE